The sequence GGTCGTCCGGATTGGGCAGCACCGGCAAGGCGACGGGCGGGTTCCGCTGTCAATTTACGACGGAGGTCTACGTCCGGGTGTCCCTGCTGGCCCGGGAGCGGCTGCGCCATTTCAAGGAAGAGTTCGGCGTCGATCCCGGCTATCGCCCCGTAGGGTACCTCTTTATGGTAAAGAACGCGGCGCAA is a genomic window of bacterium containing:
- a CDS encoding FAD-dependent oxidoreductase produces the protein MNRRTADVVVIGAGVMGASVAYHLARRGCRDVLVLERFGSSGLGSTGKATGGFRCQFTTEVYVRVSLLARERLRHFKEEFGVDPGYRPVGYLFMVKNAAQ